One window of Anaerolineales bacterium genomic DNA carries:
- a CDS encoding nitroreductase family protein — protein MNVADAIRLKRAVRKFQDKPLPDDVAHAILNAGRRSQSSKNNQAWRFIAIRNKSILKELSTCGEWAGHLAGAALGVAILTPDPGGKFQIMFDAGQAAAFMQLAAWELGVGSVPASIYEPEKARGILGFPAEWHLRIALSFGYPLDEGKLSAPPKKGGRISFEDVVHWEKW, from the coding sequence ATGAATGTGGCTGATGCGATTCGATTGAAGCGGGCAGTGCGAAAGTTCCAGGATAAGCCTTTGCCTGATGATGTGGCGCATGCGATCTTGAACGCGGGGCGCAGGTCGCAGTCGTCGAAGAATAATCAGGCCTGGCGGTTCATTGCGATTCGAAATAAATCGATCTTGAAGGAATTATCGACCTGCGGCGAATGGGCGGGGCATCTCGCAGGCGCAGCATTGGGGGTTGCAATTTTGACTCCCGACCCCGGAGGTAAGTTTCAGATCATGTTCGATGCCGGGCAGGCGGCGGCGTTCATGCAGCTCGCGGCATGGGAGTTGGGAGTCGGCTCGGTCCCGGCTTCGATCTACGAGCCCGAAAAAGCGCGGGGCATTTTAGGCTTTCCTGCTGAATGGCATTTGCGGATCGCGCTGTCGTTCGGGTATCCGCTCGATGAAGGGAAATTATCCGCGCCGCCGAAAAAGGGCGGACGGATTTCGTTCGAAGATGTAGTGCATTGGGAGAAGTGGTAG
- a CDS encoding TIR domain-containing protein, translating into MSHCFISYTNAKTEADAIQLAIKLADKLKGEPPHIDIWIDNRSIQVGNWDEQVSEAIKSCKCMLFIASPDSVTANSICADEIDWALRYKKTVIPLIAYENVDIPFRLSRRKFIDFTGDFEIALSQLRNLIAWLDTPEGILQSLKDRLADANRDLRRASEADKARIQADIDDLKKQIETQQKIVDNPEAAQAQTQKNIDTGLERERQPEKPAAKATSTKFINPPPGVAPPYFQDRYFETELVANFLKDASKRLMTIIGRAGIGKTATICRLLKDLERGVLPDDLGEMQVDGIVYLSEVGSHKVSFANIFYDLCKLLPADDFNKLDSIYKNPQGSTESKMLALLDHFQGKPVILLLDNFEPLVNEELKNLPIRDGELDEALRALLNGPHTEVKAIITTRMPPEALNSIQPGRQRVHHLEKGLEPEDAVEMLRKMDKDGILGLKNADKDLLMRAHDHTRGFPKALEALFQILSSDRYTMLDELLAMPLPENVVDALVGEAFNRLDTNAQKVMQALAVYNRPVTPAAVDYLLAPHIPAMDSAPILQRLANMHFARKESGRFYLHPVDREFAFGLIPVEDLTTKDTKVTKEKTKKSTAKTAKPAKEDFELIFESLLSSRTSRFNAFTQHDLTTRAADYFAQARKPRAEWKKLEDLSAQLAEFDLRCAAGDYDTAASVLKDFDFDCLLLWGHYRLMISLHEMVKGNISDKYLKGYNLTSLGNASISIGNSREAIKYIEQALEIDREIQDKQGEGVDLNRLGSAYLALEDARKAIDFYEQSLVIAREIGDKKAEATGLLSIGLVYLAEGIDDTRTLQLFQQSLAIFEQIEYMRGKAQSFLFLGMLAYVQNRDNDAKDFYQQAQEIAMNIGAKSLLATIKFLCSPLDGVMLGKEEALHLMSEAKETFAELGMNVFDEQQTEKLMQMFTNGQFPE; encoded by the coding sequence ATGAGCCATTGTTTTATCAGTTACACAAACGCCAAAACAGAAGCGGACGCCATTCAACTTGCCATTAAACTGGCAGACAAGTTGAAAGGCGAGCCGCCTCACATTGACATTTGGATCGATAACCGTTCAATTCAGGTGGGAAACTGGGACGAACAAGTCAGTGAAGCAATAAAATCCTGTAAATGCATGCTCTTCATTGCGTCGCCGGACAGCGTGACCGCAAACTCCATTTGCGCGGATGAAATCGATTGGGCGCTTCGATATAAAAAGACGGTCATTCCCCTGATTGCTTATGAAAATGTTGACATTCCCTTCCGGTTGAGCCGCCGAAAATTCATCGACTTTACCGGTGACTTTGAAATCGCGTTGTCGCAACTACGGAATTTGATCGCATGGTTGGACACGCCGGAGGGAATACTCCAATCCTTGAAAGACCGCCTTGCCGACGCCAACCGCGATTTGAGACGCGCCAGCGAAGCGGACAAAGCGCGTATTCAAGCGGATATCGACGATTTGAAAAAGCAAATCGAAACGCAACAGAAGATCGTCGATAATCCCGAAGCCGCGCAGGCGCAAACACAAAAGAATATTGACACGGGTCTTGAGCGTGAACGCCAGCCCGAAAAACCAGCGGCTAAAGCAACTTCCACAAAATTCATCAATCCCCCTCCGGGTGTTGCGCCTCCATATTTTCAAGATCGTTACTTTGAAACAGAACTGGTCGCGAATTTCCTCAAAGACGCGTCCAAGCGTTTGATGACCATCATCGGTCGCGCAGGGATCGGAAAGACCGCCACGATTTGCCGTTTATTGAAGGATTTGGAAAGGGGCGTGCTTCCCGACGATCTTGGCGAAATGCAGGTGGACGGGATTGTATATTTGAGCGAGGTAGGCAGTCACAAAGTCAGTTTTGCAAACATTTTTTACGATCTGTGCAAGCTACTCCCCGCAGATGATTTCAATAAACTTGATTCAATTTACAAAAATCCTCAGGGCAGCACGGAAAGCAAGATGCTCGCCCTGCTCGATCATTTCCAGGGCAAGCCTGTCATACTATTGCTTGATAATTTCGAGCCGCTTGTCAATGAAGAGTTAAAGAATCTCCCTATTCGGGATGGTGAATTGGACGAAGCTCTACGCGCCTTGTTGAACGGACCGCATACAGAAGTCAAAGCCATCATCACAACACGCATGCCTCCGGAAGCCTTGAATTCGATCCAACCCGGGCGCCAGCGTGTCCATCATTTGGAAAAGGGATTGGAACCGGAAGATGCAGTCGAAATGCTGAGGAAAATGGACAAGGACGGCATTCTTGGCTTGAAGAATGCGGACAAAGATCTGCTTATGCGTGCCCACGACCACACGCGCGGGTTTCCAAAAGCCTTGGAAGCGTTATTTCAAATCCTTTCCTCCGACCGTTATACGATGCTCGATGAACTGCTCGCCATGCCGCTGCCCGAGAACGTAGTGGATGCGCTGGTGGGCGAAGCCTTCAACCGTTTGGACACGAACGCGCAAAAGGTGATGCAGGCGTTGGCGGTCTATAACCGTCCCGTGACTCCCGCCGCCGTGGACTACCTGCTCGCGCCGCACATCCCCGCCATGGACAGCGCGCCGATTTTGCAGCGGCTGGCGAATATGCACTTCGCTCGCAAGGAAAGCGGACGGTTTTATTTACATCCTGTTGATAGGGAGTTTGCGTTTGGGTTGATTCCTGTGGAAGATTTAACCACGAAGGACACGAAGGTCACAAAGGAAAAAACAAAGAAATCAACCGCTAAGACCGCAAAGCCCGCGAAGGAAGATTTTGAACTTATTTTTGAATCTTTGCTTTCTTCGCGCACTTCGCGGTTCAATGCTTTTACCCAACACGATTTGACCACCCGCGCCGCCGACTACTTTGCCCAAGCCCGCAAGCCCCGCGCGGAATGGAAAAAACTGGAAGACCTTTCCGCGCAACTGGCGGAATTTGACCTGCGCTGCGCCGCTGGTGATTATGATACAGCGGCAAGTGTGCTAAAAGATTTCGATTTTGATTGTCTGCTACTTTGGGGGCATTATCGCTTGATGATAAGTCTTCACGAAATGGTGAAAGGAAACATTTCTGACAAGTACCTAAAAGGGTATAACTTGACAAGTCTTGGAAATGCTTCGATAAGTATTGGAAATTCCCGCGAAGCGATTAAGTATATTGAACAGGCACTTGAAATAGACAGAGAAATTCAAGATAAACAGGGCGAAGGCGTAGATCTCAACAGGCTGGGGAGTGCGTATTTGGCTTTAGAAGATGCGCGTAAAGCGATTGACTTTTACGAACAATCTTTGGTCATCGCCCGTGAAATCGGGGATAAAAAAGCAGAAGCAACGGGCTTGTTGAGTATCGGGCTGGTTTATTTAGCAGAGGGAATAGATGACACAAGAACATTACAATTATTCCAACAATCACTTGCTATATTCGAGCAAATAGAATACATGCGAGGCAAAGCACAAAGTTTTTTGTTTTTAGGAATGCTTGCGTATGTTCAAAATCGTGATAATGATGCAAAAGATTTTTATCAACAAGCACAAGAAATAGCAATGAATATAGGAGCAAAATCCTTGCTCGCGACAATAAAGTTTCTTTGTTCGCCCCTTGATGGTGTTATGCTCGGAAAAGAAGAAGCCTTGCATTTAATGAGCGAAGCCAAAGAAACTTTTGCCGAATTGGGGATGAATGTATTTGATGAACAACAAACTGAGAAATTAATGCAGATGTTTACTAATGGACAATTTCCTGAATAG
- a CDS encoding pyridoxal-phosphate dependent enzyme encodes MTTIDLTIHKDRRARAVQRAKERNIIIPTYAQMKDPSKIPAKIKDELKGIGLWDIHPRNLFRINWHNQPTASGGTYGGVNFLELPSSLTGVKARIIVIVGKWFPTGAHKVGAAFSCLVPRLVTGQFDPTTQKAVWPSTGNYCRGGAYDSALLACESIAILPEGMSKERFEWLSKVAGETIKTPGSESNVKEIFDKCWELRKSGQDLMIFNQFDEFGNYLWHYEVTGHAMEEVLKKVMGPKDRYRGMASATGSAGTIASGDYMKHLYPDSKIVASEALQCPTLLENGFGAHRIEGIGDKHVPWIHNTKNTDVVVAIDDNAVVNISRLFNEENGRAYLVGKGVPESLISNLDLLGFSGISNVLSCMKAAKYYEMDENDIMITVLTDSMELYRSRLHEMHQEFGEYSEKDAAADFARYLHGQSTDNMLELRYNDRRRVHNLKYYTWVEQQGKTYDEIQAQWYQPDYWTNVQKQADEIDELIVAFNKDVGLI; translated from the coding sequence ATGACAACCATCGACCTCACAATCCACAAAGACCGCCGCGCCCGCGCCGTTCAACGCGCAAAAGAGCGCAATATCATCATTCCCACCTACGCCCAGATGAAAGACCCTTCGAAGATCCCCGCAAAGATCAAGGATGAATTGAAGGGAATCGGACTCTGGGACATCCACCCGAGGAATCTCTTCCGCATCAACTGGCACAACCAACCCACCGCTTCCGGCGGGACCTATGGCGGAGTCAACTTTCTCGAACTTCCCTCTTCGCTGACGGGGGTCAAAGCCCGCATCATCGTCATCGTCGGCAAATGGTTCCCCACCGGCGCGCATAAGGTCGGCGCCGCGTTCTCTTGCCTGGTGCCGCGCCTGGTCACCGGTCAATTCGACCCGACCACGCAAAAAGCCGTCTGGCCCTCCACCGGCAATTACTGCCGCGGCGGCGCATATGATTCCGCATTGCTTGCCTGCGAATCGATCGCGATCCTGCCCGAAGGCATGTCGAAGGAACGCTTCGAATGGCTTTCAAAGGTTGCAGGCGAGACCATCAAAACCCCCGGTTCCGAATCGAACGTCAAGGAAATTTTCGACAAATGCTGGGAACTGCGCAAGTCCGGTCAGGATCTGATGATCTTCAACCAGTTCGACGAATTCGGCAACTACCTCTGGCATTACGAAGTCACCGGTCACGCCATGGAGGAAGTGCTTAAAAAAGTGATGGGACCGAAGGATCGCTATCGCGGCATGGCGTCCGCCACAGGCTCGGCAGGGACGATTGCCAGCGGCGATTACATGAAACATCTTTATCCAGACAGCAAGATCGTCGCCAGCGAAGCCCTGCAATGCCCGACCCTCCTGGAAAATGGATTCGGCGCGCATCGCATCGAAGGCATCGGCGACAAGCACGTCCCCTGGATCCATAACACCAAGAACACAGACGTGGTTGTCGCGATCGACGATAACGCTGTCGTGAATATTTCACGCCTCTTCAACGAGGAGAACGGACGCGCCTATCTCGTCGGCAAAGGAGTCCCTGAATCTCTCATCTCCAATCTCGACCTTTTGGGCTTCTCCGGCATCTCGAACGTGCTCTCCTGCATGAAAGCCGCCAAATACTACGAGATGGACGAGAACGATATCATGATCACCGTCCTGACCGACTCGATGGAACTGTACCGCTCCCGCCTGCACGAGATGCACCAGGAGTTCGGCGAATACAGCGAGAAGGATGCCGCCGCCGACTTCGCCCGCTACCTGCACGGGCAGTCCACGGATAACATGCTCGAGCTTCGCTACAACGACCGCCGCCGCGTGCATAACCTCAAGTATTACACCTGGGTCGAACAGCAGGGAAAGACCTACGACGAGATTCAAGCCCAGTGGTATCAGCCCGATTACTGGACGAACGTCCAAAAACAGGCGGATGAGATCGATGAGTTGATCGTCGCGTTCAACAAGGATGTTGGGTTAATATAA
- a CDS encoding VWA domain-containing protein, with protein sequence MELLWSPVLYLFALIPISVLAYVVILRRRKPFSVRYSSLSLIRAAAPRQSQWKRHLPFVLFLLAMSSLIMSMARPVSVVTLPASNATIILSIDVSRSMCSTDIYPNRLESAKAAALEFIKSQDSDTQIGIVVFAGFAVIAQPPTTDRNLLEATIQNITTARRTAIGEGILMSLEAISEFDDDVPSPYSGMEIIPLPEGQYVRAIVVLLTDGVATTGIDPLQAAQMAADRGVRVYTIGFGTVNNTAPMNCNPFASYSDPFDPFFGGGGGQFRREIDEETLRRIASMTGGSYHLAESSAELQQVFDSLPTQLFTITETTEISVIFAAIAAILIVLAVLLSMIWNPLL encoded by the coding sequence ATGGAACTGCTCTGGTCACCAGTCTTATATCTTTTCGCGCTGATACCCATTTCGGTTCTCGCCTACGTCGTGATCCTGAGGCGGCGTAAACCGTTTTCAGTGCGGTATTCGAGCCTGTCGTTGATTCGCGCCGCTGCCCCCAGGCAATCCCAATGGAAGCGGCATCTGCCATTTGTCTTGTTCCTGCTGGCAATGTCAAGCCTGATCATGTCAATGGCGAGACCGGTCTCTGTTGTTACGCTTCCCGCATCGAACGCCACCATCATCCTCTCCATCGATGTTTCGCGAAGTATGTGTTCCACAGACATTTACCCGAACCGGCTGGAATCCGCGAAGGCTGCGGCATTGGAGTTCATCAAATCGCAGGATTCGGATACCCAGATCGGCATCGTTGTCTTTGCGGGTTTTGCCGTCATTGCCCAACCGCCCACAACCGACCGGAATTTGCTCGAAGCCACCATTCAAAACATCACCACAGCCCGGCGCACGGCGATCGGTGAAGGCATTCTCATGTCGCTTGAAGCGATCTCGGAATTCGATGATGACGTCCCTAGCCCCTATTCCGGCATGGAGATCATTCCATTACCCGAAGGTCAATACGTGCGAGCCATCGTCGTTTTGCTGACCGACGGCGTGGCGACCACCGGCATCGATCCGCTTCAAGCCGCGCAAATGGCTGCGGATCGCGGTGTGCGCGTCTATACCATCGGCTTCGGCACTGTCAATAACACTGCGCCGATGAATTGCAACCCCTTCGCTTCCTACTCCGACCCGTTCGATCCCTTCTTCGGCGGGGGAGGCGGTCAATTCCGCAGGGAGATCGATGAAGAGACTCTCAGACGCATCGCCTCCATGACGGGAGGTTCTTACCACCTCGCTGAAAGTTCTGCTGAATTGCAGCAGGTCTTCGACAGCCTGCCCACCCAGCTGTTTACCATTACCGAAACAACGGAGATAAGCGTCATCTTTGCGGCGATTGCGGCGATCCTAATCGTTCTCGCCGTATTGCTCTCGATGATCTGGAACCCCTTGCTGTAA
- a CDS encoding trypsin-like peptidase domain-containing protein gives MSESPDSKFERFKGWITHVASRLRRGMPFASGVFAALLAFLLYHLVVVAPDQLSAEDVEESVAIAMASATPPPAYSAQVYQIIQPSLVLIEIEEAHQDSESDFGLGSGVVVDSFGDILTSLHVIEGATRINVTFADGTKSEAQVVAEMPELDLAVIQALDTPLTVVPAVLGNPGAMRVGDEAFVVGNPFGLYSSMTSGVISGFNRTFRVPDSNLEIPGMIQFDAAANPGNSGGPLLNRQGHVIGIVTGLINPTEENFFVGIGFAVPINTALGGMGSPPY, from the coding sequence ATGAGCGAATCGCCTGATTCCAAATTCGAGCGATTTAAGGGATGGATAACGCACGTCGCTTCGCGCTTGCGCCGGGGCATGCCTTTCGCCTCTGGAGTTTTTGCCGCCCTGTTGGCTTTTCTTCTCTATCATCTTGTCGTCGTCGCGCCGGATCAACTCAGCGCAGAGGATGTCGAAGAATCCGTTGCGATCGCGATGGCGTCCGCGACGCCTCCGCCTGCATATTCCGCGCAGGTCTATCAGATCATCCAGCCGTCGCTGGTGTTGATCGAGATCGAAGAAGCGCATCAGGATTCAGAATCAGATTTCGGCTTGGGGAGCGGCGTGGTCGTTGATTCGTTCGGCGATATCCTCACCAGCCTGCACGTCATCGAAGGCGCGACCCGCATCAACGTTACCTTTGCAGACGGGACCAAGTCCGAGGCGCAGGTCGTCGCTGAAATGCCCGAGCTCGATCTTGCCGTCATCCAGGCATTGGATACTCCGTTGACTGTGGTTCCTGCCGTGTTGGGGAACCCTGGGGCGATGCGGGTGGGGGATGAAGCCTTTGTCGTTGGGAATCCCTTTGGCTTGTACAGCTCGATGACATCGGGGGTCATTTCCGGTTTTAATCGCACGTTTCGCGTGCCGGATAGCAATCTTGAGATCCCCGGTATGATCCAGTTCGACGCAGCGGCAAACCCCGGCAATTCGGGCGGACCGCTGTTGAACCGGCAGGGTCACGTGATCGGCATCGTTACCGGGCTGATCAACCCCACGGAAGAAAACTTTTTTGTCGGCATCGGTTTCGCAGTACCCATCAACACCGCCCTCGGCGGGATGGGCTCGCCGCCGTACTGA
- a CDS encoding DUF58 domain-containing protein, whose amino-acid sequence MNTSTSARTPERILHRLDWQVIRRLDGYLQGDYRSLFRGYGVDFADLREYQPQDDIRYIDWNVSARMDVPYVREYMEDREIIAWFLLDLSPSVDFGALDNQKRNVLIDFVAVLSRLLTRHGNRVGAIMFGNGIQHRLPARSGRLHVLRLINDLLKQPHLKRAPMTDLSVLINGGLHAIKKRSLIFVVSDFISEPGWERSLSLLSRRHEVIAIRLWDPRETHLPDVGHVILEDAETGEQIYVDTQDKKFRMRFMEAARKREAELDASFKRAGVDVLPLSTEADLIHAIASFVMLRRQRRR is encoded by the coding sequence ATGAACACTTCAACGTCCGCGCGAACTCCTGAGCGCATCCTGCACCGGCTCGACTGGCAGGTCATCCGCCGCCTCGACGGATATTTGCAGGGCGATTATCGCAGTCTGTTCCGCGGGTACGGCGTGGACTTTGCCGACTTGCGCGAGTACCAGCCGCAGGACGACATCCGCTACATCGACTGGAACGTCAGCGCGCGCATGGATGTGCCCTACGTCCGCGAATACATGGAAGACCGCGAGATCATCGCCTGGTTTTTGCTCGACCTGAGCCCCTCCGTTGATTTCGGCGCGCTCGATAACCAGAAGCGCAACGTCTTGATCGATTTCGTGGCTGTATTGTCGCGCCTGCTCACGCGGCACGGGAATCGCGTCGGGGCGATCATGTTCGGGAACGGCATCCAGCATCGGCTCCCGGCAAGAAGCGGGCGTTTGCACGTCCTGCGCCTCATCAACGATCTGCTCAAACAGCCGCATCTCAAGCGCGCGCCCATGACCGACCTGTCGGTTCTGATAAACGGCGGATTGCACGCCATCAAGAAACGTTCGCTCATCTTCGTCGTATCGGATTTCATCAGCGAGCCGGGCTGGGAACGTTCGCTGAGCCTGCTCAGCCGCCGCCATGAAGTGATCGCGATTCGGTTGTGGGATCCGCGCGAGACTCATCTGCCCGATGTCGGTCACGTGATTTTGGAGGACGCCGAAACCGGGGAGCAGATCTATGTCGACACGCAGGATAAGAAATTTCGCATGCGGTTCATGGAGGCGGCCCGCAAACGGGAGGCGGAGTTGGATGCCTCATTCAAACGCGCTGGCGTGGACGTGCTTCCGCTTTCGACCGAAGCGGATTTGATCCATGCGATCGCAAGTTTTGTGATGCTGCGGCGGCAGCGACGGAGATAA
- a CDS encoding MoxR family ATPase translates to MERVLYEVKKIIVGQDHLLERLIVALLARGHILVEGVPGLAKTMAIKTLADSIGGDFKRIQFTPDLVPADLVGTRIYNQKTGEFNTSLGPVFTNLLLADEINRAPAKVQSALLEVMQERQVTIGRETFKVPSPFLVLATQNPIETEGTYALPEAQVDRFMLKVLIGYPTTTEEFVIVERMTGALQGVQKVLNTDELLELQKKADQVYVDPSLIEYAVKVVTATRSPKIVSLPDMERYITFGASPRASINLILTAKALAFVRGRNYVLPQDVVDMALDVIRHRLVLSYEALSDEVTSDEILSQILDRVPIPVVPLNEHFNVRANS, encoded by the coding sequence ATGGAACGTGTATTGTATGAAGTGAAGAAGATCATCGTCGGGCAGGACCATTTGCTCGAACGGCTGATCGTGGCATTGCTTGCGCGCGGACACATCCTCGTGGAAGGCGTGCCCGGCTTGGCGAAAACGATGGCGATCAAAACGCTCGCGGATTCCATCGGCGGCGATTTCAAACGCATCCAATTCACGCCCGACCTTGTCCCCGCGGACCTGGTCGGCACGCGCATCTACAACCAGAAGACGGGCGAATTCAATACATCGCTTGGTCCTGTGTTCACGAATTTATTGCTTGCAGACGAGATCAACCGCGCGCCTGCCAAGGTGCAAAGCGCCCTGCTCGAGGTGATGCAGGAACGTCAGGTGACCATCGGACGTGAGACTTTCAAAGTGCCGAGTCCGTTTTTGGTGCTGGCGACCCAAAATCCCATCGAAACCGAAGGGACGTACGCCCTGCCCGAAGCGCAAGTGGACCGCTTCATGCTCAAAGTGTTGATCGGCTATCCAACCACGACCGAGGAATTCGTCATCGTCGAGCGCATGACCGGCGCTTTGCAGGGCGTGCAAAAAGTATTGAATACCGATGAGTTGCTGGAATTGCAAAAGAAAGCCGACCAGGTCTATGTCGACCCGTCGCTCATCGAATATGCCGTGAAAGTCGTGACCGCAACGCGCAGTCCGAAAATCGTGAGTCTGCCCGACATGGAACGATATATAACATTTGGAGCCAGCCCGCGCGCATCCATCAATCTCATCCTTACCGCAAAAGCGCTTGCCTTTGTGCGCGGACGGAATTACGTCCTGCCGCAGGATGTGGTGGACATGGCTCTCGATGTCATCCGTCACAGGTTGGTACTTTCGTACGAAGCGCTGTCAGATGAAGTGACGAGCGACGAAATCCTTTCCCAGATCCTCGACCGTGTTCCGATCCCCGTGGTGCCATTGAATGAACACTTCAACGTCCGCGCGAACTCCTGA
- a CDS encoding VWA domain-containing protein, with protein sequence MSFIWISMLWSLILIPLLVLLYLRMQRRRAQIALRYGSLGLVQQASGRGVGVRRHIPAILFLLGLTVLFIALARPQMVVGLPKVEGIVVLAFDISGSMAAEDFKPNRLEAAKAVAIDFVSRQPSTVRVGVVAFSESGLSVLIPSADQKAIVEAIERLRPQRGTSLANGIVASLNTIANLTGQEPITGFEGADVPAPLNASPEMVVDQSAAIVLLTDGENNMNPNPLQAALLAAERGVRIHTIAVGSPEGTMLTVNGFTVFTQVDEEALKQISEITQGAYYNAQNEEDLREVYESIEPKLNVEQEETEVTAVFAGVSVFVLLVGGLLSLLWFSRVP encoded by the coding sequence GTGTCTTTCATTTGGATCTCCATGCTCTGGTCGTTGATTCTGATTCCGCTGCTGGTCTTGCTGTACCTGCGGATGCAAAGGCGGCGGGCGCAGATCGCGCTTCGTTATGGAAGCCTGGGCTTGGTCCAACAGGCATCGGGCCGCGGCGTGGGTGTGAGGCGGCACATCCCCGCCATTTTGTTTTTGCTCGGTCTGACGGTTTTATTCATCGCCCTTGCGCGCCCGCAGATGGTGGTCGGTCTTCCAAAAGTTGAGGGGATCGTCGTTCTTGCCTTCGATATTTCCGGCAGCATGGCGGCGGAGGATTTCAAGCCAAACCGCCTCGAAGCGGCAAAAGCGGTTGCCATTGATTTCGTCTCGCGTCAGCCTTCCACGGTGCGGGTCGGTGTGGTGGCGTTCAGTGAGAGCGGATTATCGGTTCTCATCCCATCCGCAGACCAGAAGGCCATCGTCGAAGCGATAGAACGGTTAAGACCCCAGCGCGGCACATCGCTTGCAAACGGGATCGTTGCTTCTTTGAACACGATCGCGAATCTGACGGGTCAGGAACCCATAACGGGTTTCGAAGGCGCGGACGTTCCTGCTCCTCTCAACGCCAGCCCTGAAATGGTCGTGGATCAATCTGCGGCGATCGTGCTGCTCACCGACGGCGAGAATAACATGAACCCGAATCCGCTCCAAGCGGCATTGCTTGCCGCGGAACGGGGTGTGCGCATTCACACGATCGCAGTGGGAAGTCCTGAAGGCACCATGTTGACCGTCAACGGATTTACGGTCTTTACCCAGGTGGACGAAGAAGCCTTGAAGCAGATTTCCGAGATCACACAAGGAGCGTATTACAACGCACAGAACGAGGAAGATCTGCGCGAAGTGTATGAAAGCATCGAGCCGAAACTTAATGTCGAGCAGGAGGAAACGGAAGTCACGGCTGTGTTCGCGGGCGTGAGCGTTTTTGTTTTGCTGGTCGGCGGTCTGTTGTCGTTGTTGTGGTTTAGCCGTGTGCCGTGA